The following are encoded in a window of Deinococcus sp. HSC-46F16 genomic DNA:
- the nusG gene encoding transcription termination/antitermination protein NusG, producing MSIEWYAVHTYVGQEDRVQQHLLERARKLGMHHTKIFQVLQPTEKAVELQEGGKKVEVERKLFPGYVFVQMDVEDDDAPGELGESWEVVRGTSGVTGFVGTATRPVPLSPEEVQRLLASVGVAAQAPEEAAPRIKVDLKPGDMVRVTGGPFADFSGVVSEVNAPQAKVKVLVSIFGRETPVELDFAQVSK from the coding sequence ATGAGCATCGAGTGGTACGCCGTTCACACCTACGTGGGCCAGGAAGACCGCGTGCAGCAGCACCTGCTGGAGCGCGCCCGCAAGCTGGGCATGCACCACACGAAGATTTTTCAGGTGCTGCAACCCACCGAAAAGGCCGTCGAGCTTCAGGAAGGCGGCAAGAAGGTCGAGGTCGAGCGCAAGCTCTTCCCCGGCTACGTCTTCGTGCAGATGGACGTCGAGGACGACGACGCGCCGGGCGAACTCGGCGAATCCTGGGAGGTCGTGCGCGGCACGAGCGGCGTGACTGGCTTCGTCGGCACGGCCACCCGCCCGGTGCCCCTCTCCCCTGAGGAAGTGCAGCGCCTGCTGGCCTCGGTCGGCGTGGCGGCCCAGGCCCCGGAAGAGGCGGCCCCGCGTATCAAGGTCGACCTCAAGCCCGGCGATATGGTCCGGGTCACGGGCGGCCCCTTCGCCGACTTCAGCGGCGTGGTGAGCGAGGTCAACGCCCCGCAGGCCAAGGTCAAGGTCCTGGTCAGCATCTTCGGGCGCGAGACCCCGGTCGAACTCGATTTCGCGCAGGTCAGCAAATAA